The Sphingomonas sp. G-3-2-10 DNA window TGTTGCTCTGCTTCAAGGAGTGAACAACATGGCTTTCGATCCCAAGAACCTCATCCCCGCTTCGCAGGTCGCAGCTTTCGACAAGTCGGGCGGTCAGCGCACCACCAAGCAGGTCGCGCTCGACAACATCAAGAAGCAGATCGCGCTGTTCAAAGACCCCAAGGCCGAGGGCAAGCGCAACTTCAAAACCGAGGGTGATCGCACCGCTTTCAGCATCCGCATCAACAACACCGCGATGGTGCTGGAGACTGCCGATGTGAAGGGCACGAAGGTCGAGGTGAAGGAGATGACCGCTCCGAACGCCGACTTCGAAGCTGCGCTCAACTACTACGCCGGTCGTATCGAGAAGGGCGATTTCGACGCCCAGCTCAAGCTGCTCGGTGACAAGCGTGAAGCCCGTTCGGCGAAGATGAAGGAGACGCGCGCGGCCAAGCCGAAGGGCGACGCCAAAAAGTAAGCGCCCTTCCAGTTAGCGTACCAAGGGGCCGGGAAACCGGCCCCGTTTTGCTATTTCTTGCGGCTGGCCATCCGCTGCTGGTGCTTCGAACCAAGTGGTCCCGCTGAGTATGAGCGGACGGTGAAGCTGTCTCCGATGCTACCCCAGATAGCCGCAAAAGGTGAGACGGGGGCGGATGGAGGCGTACTGTCGTCCGCAGCCAGCTTTGCCAGCAACGGGTCCATTCCTTCGTCCTCGTGCAATCGAGCCGCTTCCTTCAACGTGCGGAGACGACTCCGCGCCTTTTCTAACGCGTCATCGGCTCGCTTGTTCGACTCCTTGAAGCGCTCACTCACTTCGCGAATGGCTTCCTTTTCTGCCGCCTTGGACTGATCGACCCTCTCTTCAGCGGATCGGACCTGAGCCGCCGCTCGGCCCAACTCCTCGTATAGCTTTGCTGCGTCGATGCTCATGCTGCACCTCGCGCGTCCCTAATCGCCTTCGCGAGCGTGGATTCCGACATGACGGGCGTGAACTCCTTTGCCCACTCAGCCGCTGTCTTCACCTCGCCTCTAAACTCGAAATGCTTGCGCGGACGCCCCGGATAAGGGTTGGCTGGCTTGATCACGGTATCTTCCGGCGTCCAGCCACTCGCGAGGCGCTGCGCGACCGTTGAGTAGCACATGCCCGCTTCGTCGGCCCAAACCCTGAGCGACTTAGTCACTCCGTTGACCGTCACGTATTGCGGCTTGGGACCGATCCCATGACTTGGCGCGAACAGTTCGTCGGCAGGGAGATTGCGGCGCGTCCGAGATCGAAAGCCCGCGTAGGTCAGGCCGAGGTGATCGGCCCATTCGTGCATCGTCTTTGCCTCGCCAGTCAGCGGGTTGGTGATCTGCTTGCGGCGGGTCATGCGCTTGCACCCTCATGCGAGAGCTTGAAGAGGAGCGCGGTGGCTTCATCCTTAAACGTCAGGGTGATTAGGTGCATTTGGGTCGGGACCAATTCACCGACGTTCGTTTCACCAATCGCAATGCACATCTTCTGGTCAACGAAGACATCGCGATTGATCCAGAGACGATGCTGGCGAAGGGCGCGAGCGAATTTCTCTGCGACGCATTCGTCCAGATAGCTTTGCCACTTTTCTGGGCGGCGGTTGGAAAGATGCTCGGCGAACGAATGCACTGGAAATGTGTAGGTCAGGGTGTTGTTCATCGGGGGTTTGCCCTCTCTTTGTGTGTTGCAGACTATTTAGCGCCTGCGCTCACCGAGAGGGGCCGCGCTCCCAAGCGAAGCCATGTTTGTCCGCCCACGCGCTGTAGGTCGTGCTGCTCGCCTTGCTGAGCCGCGCGTTAGGGTTCTGGAATACCAGCTTGATCGTCCAGTCGGGATGCTGGGCCTTCACCGCGAGCATCTTCTTGCGGTCAGCGGCAGGGAATTGACCCTTGCTCTCAACGATCAGCTTGCGGGCCGGATCGACAAAATCGGGCGTGTAGGTGTGCTGAGTGACGTAGGGCAGCTTGAGGGCTTCGTACTCGTACTCTGGCCCTAGCTGGCGGGCGACACGTTCCTCGAATTTGTTGCGGTAGGTGGACACCGCATAGTTAGCCTGGCCGCCCTTGGCCTATAGGTCGCCGCCCCATGCCAGCTTGAACATCAGAGCATCGTTCGTGTCCTCAAACCCTACGTCGAGCGCCAACCTGCCGGTGCTCATCAGGTGGATCGACCCACTGTAACGACCGGAGCAATTCTCACGCAGCCAATCGTCCTGCTCGTGTCCCGCGCGAAGCAATGCGACCATGACTTGAGCGCGGGGACTGAACGCCGTGGGGATAGGATCGCGGAGTAGCGTCTGGAAGACGGAACCGAGGGATGGAGCAGTGGTGTAGGTGGGCATCACCTAGTTAGCTGCTCATGGAAGTGGCCCCGGTGGCGAGAGCAACCCGACCACCGAGACCACCACAGAAACGTCCTAATCCGATTGCAAAGGAGAATTATGGACGCCGGTATTTATGCCCGGATGAAGCCGAGCCGACGCGCCTCCTTCGAATAGGCGCTGAGCGTCTTCTGCGCTTCGAACGCAATGTCGCGCTCGATCCGCATACCGAGCGGCAACCTGACCGACCACAGTTCGTCCAAGCAGACTGAGCCCATCTCAGGACAACCAAATCCGAGATCGGCGAGGCCGAACGCGATGCTGGTTTCCGGCTCAAGCTCTGTGAGCAGCCATGTGCCCGCGCCGACCGGGTTGAACAGCTTTACGTGGGGTTTGAAGTCGATTTCCCTGCTGGTGCCCTTCACGGGCTCCTGCTCGCGGTAATTGGCTTCAAGCTGCGTCACGTCCTCGGGACGCAGCATTTTCGTCTTCCATTCCATTTGGGCCTCCTTGTTGTTGGCCCACGGTCAGACGACGCCTTCTGGTGCGGAAATCAACCGCTCAGGTGGCTAACTAATCGATGGCGAAAGGAAAAAACCCAAACAAGCGAAGGCGCATCCCGAAGAAGGTCCGCATTCTCCAGGAGGAAATCTCGGAGAGCCGTGCGGCTCTGATCAACGGCTTGGCAGACAATCTGATGGCTGAGTTAGAGCAGCGCTTAGCGGCGCGACGGAAGCAGAAGCACCGTCACGATTAACAGACGCAACTCGTCGCTCTTTGGTCGCAAGTCTGGTGGAATGGCGTCTTCTGATCTGGCTCCAACGAGGAGCCAGTTATGTACATCGACATTGAACAGCTTTGCAGCGACGCACAGGAGTTTCTGGACAGCGACCCCCGCTTCTTCAACGAGAATGAGGGCAGCTTCGAATACCATTACGAGCGCGTGTTCTTCACCAAGACGCCCGACCTGTTCGTGCTGGAAGTGCAGGGGATCGAGGTTAGCTGCATCCGCCCCTGAGAAGCCCGCGCAGCCCTACATTGGTCACGAAGCAGCCTTCGGGCTGCTTCGCCTGTCTCGGCCCTGTGTGACGCTCGCTGGGCGCGCTCAGCCTATAACGGCTTCGCCCTCAAGCAGCTTGCCGGTGTCATCGAACAGCCACCACGATTGATCGTCGGGCTCGACACGGAAGAGGCCGGTGGGTGTGATTGCGATGCGCTTGATGAGCCGCCGGAGGCTCATGTTGACCCGACCGCGAGCGTAGGATCGGATCTCGTCATCTGGGCTGTTGAGTTCGGCGCGAAGGCTCTCAATTAGAGCAACATCGTCATCGCTTGCGGGCTTGGCGCTCTCAATCGCGAGCGCTTTCTGTGCTGCGGCAATCTCTGCGTCCTGTCTCTCGATAGCCGCTTCAAGTTCGCCGACGCGCTGCACGATGGCCTTTGATCCTCCATCGGCCAGCACATCAACGAGGTTCGACAGGCGCGTTTGATCGGCTTCGCGAAGTCTCACCAACTCCGCGATGCGCTGGCGCAGTTCAAGCGCTGCGGGGTTGTCGGAGCGCTTCTCCACCAGCTTCGGCAGCATCTCTTCCAAGACGGTCCATTCAAGCACATCGTAGGATAGGATCGTCCCGTTATCGCAGTCATGCTTGCGGCGGGCTTTGTCGCATCGCACTCTGCGATGGTCGTTGCGCTTGTAGGTGACTAGTTCGCCGCTCTTGCGCCGATAGGTCTGGCCCTTGTCGATCTGGTGACGGAAATGAGCGCCACCGCCGCACTGTTCGCAGACGATGATGCCCTGCAAGAGATTGCGGTTGAGGTTGATCTTTTCCGTTTTCTGGTTGCCCTTCCGCATTGCGAGAGCAGCTTGAGCCCTGTTCCACTTTTCGGTGGAGATGGCTTGCGGCCAGAAGTCGGTAGAGATGGTCTTCCCATCGTGCTTCACGTACTCGCCGAGAACGGTGCGCTTGGTGAGCAGCCGGTAAATGTAGCTGTAGAACCAGCCGTTATTGCCCCGACGCTGCTCAGGTGGCGTCCAGCTTGGCTCCTCGCGAGCGTGGAGGATCGTCACGATTTTGTGGATGCCCACGCCGTCGATGTAGAGGTCATAGATGTCGTTGAGCACCCTCACCCGATGGTCGTTCAGCACCAGCTCCCCATCGACCCGATCAAGCCAGAGCGGCTGATTAGGCATTGGGAGGTTCTTCGCGCCTGTCGCTATTCGGTCAAACCGGCTTCGCCATGACGCGGTAACGCGCTTGCTCTTCTTATCGCTCTCCTGATGCGCGTTGATCGCGCTCATCATAAGCAGCAGAACGTCTTCTAACTCGCCGCTTTCGTTTGCGCCGTAGATGCGACCGTCATGAAAGGTCGCCACATCGACGCCACACTCGTTTAGGCCCCAAATTAGCCGCGCAGCAGCTTTCGGACCCTGACGGCTCAAGCGGTCCACATTCTCAACCAGAAGCACCTTACCCCGGTGCAGCCCGTTTCTCGCTTCCAACTCAAATTGGTGAAGTGATGAACCCTCTAGGCGATTGTTGCCGTGGTAGGCGCTGCGCCCCTCGTCGGTGATCGTGGCTTCGACTGTCCAACCCTGCTCGGCCGCAAACTCCCGGCCCAAGGTCAATTGTCGTTCTAGCGAGTAGCCCTTACTCTGCTCGGACGATGAAAAGCGGGCGTAAACAATTGCATTCGCGGGCATTAGCGCACCCCTCCAGCTGCTTGAGTAGCTTTCGGCTACGTGCAAAGCAAACTGTGTGCAATTGGTCGCGGCGATGAATCCGTGCCGCTGCGGGCATCTGGGCGATCCGGCGCTGGCCTGTGCGCGGGCGCCGAAATGCGCGGCGGATTATCAGGCGAAGGTCTCGGGGCCGTTGCTCGACCGGATCGACCTACATGTCGAAGTCCAGCCGGTGACCGCCGCCGACCTGATCCTTCCCGCGCCGGCCGAAGCCTCCGCGCAAGTCGCCGCGCGCGTGGCCGAGGCGCGGGCACTGCAGGCGGCGCGCTATGCCGGGGTGCCGGCGCGGACCAATGCCGAGGCGGAGGGCGAATTGCTGACGGCGGTGGCGACGCCGGACGAACCCGGGCGCAAGCTGCTGGCACAGGCGGCGGAAGCGATGCGGCTATCGGCGCGGGGCTATACCCGCGTGCTGCGTGTGGCGCGGACGGTGGCGGATCTGGCGGGCAGCGAGGGCGTCGGGCGCATCCATGTCGCGGAGGCGCTGAGCTACCGGCGGCAAGCGCCGCGGAGCTGATCTACCAGTTGATGTGGAGCGGTTCGGACATCCAGCGATGGAAGACGATCGACCGGTTCCAGGGGATCTGATCCGTCAGCACGTCGATGGTCCTTCGCTCTACGTCGAGGGTCGAGCGCGCATCGTGGCGGGTCAATCGTCCGGCCCGTTGCAGGAAATTCTCTCGCAAACCGGCGGGCGACGTATTCCGGATGGCCGGCCAATTGTGGATCGCCGCCTGCAACAGGCTGTCGCAGTTATCGACTTCCTCCGGCGTCGGTGTGACCGATGCGATGGCCGGGGTGGCGGGATCGAAGCCGCAGAGCAGCTTGTTGAGCGTCAGTTCCGGTTCGGTCGCATCCCAGCGCGCCTCCGCCAGATACTGGAGGAGATATACCGCGCGGGGATCGAGCAGGGGCCGATCCGCGCCTGTTCGGGTGATCAGTCCCAGCCGGTCGAACAGGGGCGGGAGGAAGGGACTGAGCAGCACCAGCCCGGCGTTGCCGACATAGGTGATATCCGCTGGTTCCCGCTCCATGACCGCATGGCTTCCATGATTGCGCGGCGGGGTCAACGCGCGGTAGATTCCGTCAGCGCCGACTCGACATGAAGCCGGCGAACAGGGAGGCGGATATGGCCATCCGACACCGCTTGTTTTGCGTGGCTTTCGTCGCTGCGAGCCTTTGGGTTGCTCCGGCCTGTGCCCAGTCCGCCGAACTAGCCGAGATCGACGCCCTCGTCCGCAACAGCGAAGGCGTGCAGAGCGGGATGGCGCTGGCGCGGCGGCAGATCGGGGAAAGCGACCTGATCGGCGCGGTGGCGACGCTGGAGCGGCTGCTGATCGACCATCCCGAAGCGGACGAGGCGCTGTTGCTGCATGTCAGCCTGCTCTGCCGCCTCGACGACAAACAGGGTGCGCGCGCCGAACTGGCCGAGATGGACCGGATCCGGGTGAGCGAAACTGCATGGGCGGAAGTGACGGCGGCGTGCGGCGCGGTGCCGCGGCCGCAGGGCTGGGGAGGCTAAGGCGATGCGGATCGGATTGGCCCTCGCGACTTCGGCCGCCGCGATCGCGATCGTGGCCGCTGCCGCGCCTGTCGCCGAACAGATCGTCGGCGCGGCCACGGCGGTGAAGAACGATGTGCGCATTCGCAAGCCCGCGGGCGGGGTGGCGCGCCCGGTGGCGCTGCGGCAGCGGATCGCGCTGGGCGACGGCGTCCAGACCGGCGCGAAGAGCCAGTTGCAGATCGTGCTGCTCGATCGATCGGTGTTCACCGTCGGCGCCAATGCGCGGGTGACGATCGACCGGTTCGTCTATGATCCGGGCCGGCCGAGCAGTGTCGGCGCGACGGTGACGCGAGGTGCGTTCCGCTTCATGTCCGGCCGGGGCGGGAGCAATGGATCCTCGATCCGCACGCCGGTCGCTTCGATCGGGGTGCGCGGGACCATCCTCGAAGGCGTGGTAGGTCCCGATGCGGCGCTGATCGCGGCGGGCGAGCGGGCGGTGGGACGGATCGCCTCCGATCCAGAGACCGCGTCGCTGATCGTGCGGCGCGGCCCGGGCCGGGCGACGCAGGGCGGCGCGAGGCCGGGGGCGATCGATGTGAGCGCGGGCGGGCGCACCGTCACTGCCGACCGGCCGCTACAGGCGATCTATGTGCCGCGCGCGGGCGCCGCGCCGATCGGGCCGTTTCCGATTTCCAATGCCGGGCTGATGCAGTTGCAGGCGATCCTGCATCCTTCGGTCGCGGCGCGGCTGGGGATTCTCGGCCCCGAGGACAATGCCGCGACCGCGACCGGCGAGCCCGGTTTGACCTGGCCCGTGCCCTCGCAGCCGGCGCGACCGCCGCGCCTGCGTCCGCCGGGCGGTGGGTTCGACGACGATGCCCCGCCCGCCTATCGCGGACCGGGCAATATTCCCGATCTGCCCTCGGTCGAGCCGCGCCGCCCGCCGTCGCAGCCCCAGTCCCCGAACCAGCCTCAGAATCAGGCGCCGTCCTCGCTGCGGGCAGCGCCTGCGCCGTCCGATGCTCCAGCCCGGGCACCCACCTCCGCAGGCAAGCCGGTCGCAACCGATATGCAGCAACCGCAGTCCGCTCCGCCCGCGCCCAACGATTCGGTGAAAGCGCCGCCGCAGCAGCCCGGCCCCACGCCGACGCCCACGCCGGCAAAAGGATATAAGCCGCCGAAGTGATCGCGGGTTGATAGCCGGCCCGCGCTCGGCTAGGCACCTGCGCTCGCTGCCCCTGTGGCGAAATTGGTAGACGCATTCGACTCAAAATCGAACGCCGCAAGGCATGCTGGTTCGAGTCCGGCCAGGGGCACCATTCTCTCTCCGCACTGACCATGCCGCCGGCATTGCGTGAAGGTCCAGCCTGACCCGATTGGGCGAGTGCAATTCTCGGTCGCGGACATGCGCCGATGGTTGACAATCGAAAATCAGCTTGAATTTCCGCGATTTGTCCGTTCCGGTTCGCTGGTGCTCGAACGGAACTGGACGATGGCGGGCGCGCGCGAAGCTCGCCTGGGCCAATTTCAGCTTTGACAGTTCGCGACTCACTGTACTATGTGTTCTAGTACAGTGGAGAGGCCAATGAATCGTGTAACCCCCGTTGCGATCGCCATCACGACCGGTGATCCACGCCCGATTGCCCGCCAGATCGTCGATGCGATCCGGCGCCAGATTTCGACCGGAGAGCTTTCGGTCGGCGGCAAGTTGCCGAGCGTTCGCGGGCTGGCGCAGCAATTGGGGATCAATCCCAATACCGTCAGCAAGGCCTATGCGCAGCTTACCGGCGAAGGCTGGCTTGAGGCGCACGCGGGTCTCGGCCTGTTCGTGGCGGTGCGCCGCGATCAGCTCAGCAGCGCGGAACGCGAGCGCCGCCTGGGCGAGGCGGTCGATCGCTTCGTCGGCGAAGTGATTGCGATCCGCTGTCCCGCCGACGAAGCGGTGGCGGCGGTGGCCGACGCGCTCGACGCGCTCAGCTTCGCCAAATCGGCATGACCGCCATGTCCGGCTACGCCATCGAAACCCGCGGACTGACTCGCTTCCACGGCCGCAAGCGCGCGATCGACGGGCTCGACCTCGCGCTCCCGCGCGGCGGGATCCACGCGATCGTCGGCGCGAACGGGGCGGGCAAATCGACGCTGTTCCGCATCCTGCTGGGCTTTCTCGCGCCCAGCGAAGGCGAGGCGTTCGTGCTCGGGCGCCCATCGGCTGCGCTCACGCCCGAGGATCGCCGCCGGATCGGCTTCGTCAACGAAGAGCATACCATGCCAGGCTGGGCGACCGTCGCGGCGGTGCTGGACATGCAGCGCCGCCTTTACGCCGATCGCTGGAATGCGCGCGCGTTCGACACGGTGATCGCCAGCTTCGACCTGTCGCCGGGCCAGCGTATCGGCCAGCTTTCGCGCGGCGAGCGCGCCGGGTTCAACCTGGCGCTTGCGCTGGGCCAGTCGCCCGAACTGCTGATCCTGGACGAGCCGACACTCGGGCTGGACGTGGTTGCGCGGCGACGCGTGCTCGACGCGCTGATCGACGGCGCGGATGCCGAAGGCCGCACCGTGATCTATTGCTCGCATCAGATCGAGGAAGTCGAGCGGCTTGCCGATACGCTGGTCGTGCTCGAGCGCGGCGCGCTGCTCAACTTCTCGGCCCCGGACATATTCTGCGACCGGATCAGCCAGTGGATCGCCGATGTGCCGTTCAAGGGACCTGCGCCGGATGAGATGCCCGGATTGCTCCAGCACCGCCGGA harbors:
- a CDS encoding endodeoxyribonuclease → MSTYRNKFEERVARQLGPEYEYEALKLPYVTQHTYTPDFVDPARKLIVESKGQFPAADRKKMLAVKAQHPDWTIKLVFQNPNARLSKASSTTYSAWADKHGFAWERGPSR
- a CDS encoding DUF2958 domain-containing protein, with the protein product MEWKTKMLRPEDVTQLEANYREQEPVKGTSREIDFKPHVKLFNPVGAGTWLLTELEPETSIAFGLADLGFGCPEMGSVCLDELWSVRLPLGMRIERDIAFEAQKTLSAYSKEARRLGFIRA
- a CDS encoding recombinase family protein, with the translated sequence MPANAIVYARFSSSEQSKGYSLERQLTLGREFAAEQGWTVEATITDEGRSAYHGNNRLEGSSLHQFELEARNGLHRGKVLLVENVDRLSRQGPKAAARLIWGLNECGVDVATFHDGRIYGANESGELEDVLLLMMSAINAHQESDKKSKRVTASWRSRFDRIATGAKNLPMPNQPLWLDRVDGELVLNDHRVRVLNDIYDLYIDGVGIHKIVTILHAREEPSWTPPEQRRGNNGWFYSYIYRLLTKRTVLGEYVKHDGKTISTDFWPQAISTEKWNRAQAALAMRKGNQKTEKINLNRNLLQGIIVCEQCGGGAHFRHQIDKGQTYRRKSGELVTYKRNDHRRVRCDKARRKHDCDNGTILSYDVLEWTVLEEMLPKLVEKRSDNPAALELRQRIAELVRLREADQTRLSNLVDVLADGGSKAIVQRVGELEAAIERQDAEIAAAQKALAIESAKPASDDDVALIESLRAELNSPDDEIRSYARGRVNMSLRRLIKRIAITPTGLFRVEPDDQSWWLFDDTGKLLEGEAVIG
- a CDS encoding contractile injection system tape measure protein, whose protein sequence is MEREPADITYVGNAGLVLLSPFLPPLFDRLGLITRTGADRPLLDPRAVYLLQYLAEARWDATEPELTLNKLLCGFDPATPAIASVTPTPEEVDNCDSLLQAAIHNWPAIRNTSPAGLRENFLQRAGRLTRHDARSTLDVERRTIDVLTDQIPWNRSIVFHRWMSEPLHINW
- a CDS encoding FecR domain-containing protein — its product is MRIGLALATSAAAIAIVAAAAPVAEQIVGAATAVKNDVRIRKPAGGVARPVALRQRIALGDGVQTGAKSQLQIVLLDRSVFTVGANARVTIDRFVYDPGRPSSVGATVTRGAFRFMSGRGGSNGSSIRTPVASIGVRGTILEGVVGPDAALIAAGERAVGRIASDPETASLIVRRGPGRATQGGARPGAIDVSAGGRTVTADRPLQAIYVPRAGAAPIGPFPISNAGLMQLQAILHPSVAARLGILGPEDNAATATGEPGLTWPVPSQPARPPRLRPPGGGFDDDAPPAYRGPGNIPDLPSVEPRRPPSQPQSPNQPQNQAPSSLRAAPAPSDAPARAPTSAGKPVATDMQQPQSAPPAPNDSVKAPPQQPGPTPTPTPAKGYKPPK
- a CDS encoding GntR family transcriptional regulator — protein: MNRVTPVAIAITTGDPRPIARQIVDAIRRQISTGELSVGGKLPSVRGLAQQLGINPNTVSKAYAQLTGEGWLEAHAGLGLFVAVRRDQLSSAERERRLGEAVDRFVGEVIAIRCPADEAVAAVADALDALSFAKSA
- a CDS encoding ABC transporter ATP-binding protein — its product is MSGYAIETRGLTRFHGRKRAIDGLDLALPRGGIHAIVGANGAGKSTLFRILLGFLAPSEGEAFVLGRPSAALTPEDRRRIGFVNEEHTMPGWATVAAVLDMQRRLYADRWNARAFDTVIASFDLSPGQRIGQLSRGERAGFNLALALGQSPELLILDEPTLGLDVVARRRVLDALIDGADAEGRTVIYCSHQIEEVERLADTLVVLERGALLNFSAPDIFCDRISQWIADVPFKGPAPDEMPGLLQHRRIDGVHHYTMLDAAPGFADFLRGHGAKSVQTMAVPLDRAVDAFLTRNHAGPAA